TTAAATGGTGTaaaagtcactgttataataatGCCAATCAGAAATTCTAGGCTAAAATGTCTTCTAGGCTTCCTTCATCTAGCAGTCTAAAGGATAAGACTTGGTTAAAAAAATGACAGACACTGGCAAGTGTACAGTTGCGTCCCTTTGAAGCACTTCGAATTGTTCAGCAGTTCTGTAGAATACACCGACCCTTTAATTAGAATCATGATCAATGATTATAAAAAAAACCTCACAAAAATAGCAACACTGCaagtgaattttaaaatgtagCAGATGCACAGTGAAACAGCCAAAAATAGAATACAATCCAGGTACGTGTCTTATTGTAAACACATATTCACCAGGACATCGGTCATAAGGAAATATCAAAAGTAACTTTGAATATTAGGAGACACACTAGATTTTACCACATTCCTTACTTTAAATGGAATTGCTACATGAGGTAAGTATATTTGCAAAAGTCTACTTACAGGAAAGTTCCAATTCGGTAATACTTGGCAAGTTCTCCAACATGCTGTGCAAAAAATTGCTTTTCATTGAAACGCGGGGCCTGCTGAGGCTCACCGAAAGGCTACAGACATTCGACAGTTGCTTGAGTGCTTCATCTGACAGTGGACCATTGATGCTATTCAAAAGACTCAGCTTCTCTAACTGAAGATGTGAAATGCAAAGTGGCTCTAAAATGTCACATTCTGTAAGCACAAACATATTATTTTTGCTTCATATGCtatataactttttttccccaattaACACTGGAACTTCAGTTTTCAGAATTTCATTAAACTAGCATGGTTCTCCCATGGCTTTGTTCATGGTAAGTCAGAGGATATGTTGTTTTACTACGACAGGAGAATTATACCATACAATGTacagtgtattattctgctgctatggTGCAGTTGTATTAATTTCAGCTATCCTTTTAAGACCACGAAGTCTGATTTATATAAATAGGCACATCCAGCTTAAAAAGCCATTGCTGGATATACTCTAGCTTTGTTACGATAAGCAAGAATGGAAGCACGATGGCATGATATTTATTGTACATCTTGTGTGGTTTCTTGAAGACAGATatataagggatatggggttagatAGATCACAGTTGAGGACACCATTCAAATCGTATTAAAAGTCTTATATCTGCACACCCTGGTCTATTAATTTTCCACCCTCTAACCCTACATCACCAGAAGACCACACTTAGACTTGACTCCCTAGCAACATCACAGGTGATAGTCACAAGAACATTGCTTCTCTGATTTGATACATTAGCAAAACTCTCAGAATTTTACTAttgcttttctaaaaaaaaacaattttagacAGAAGATTCCTTTAAGTTAAAtctattttttcccttttatCTTTCTAATGGACTCTTTATGCTACACTCTCTTTTCTAGCTGCGCTGATGCCAAGCTTCTACCAGCTGAAACTGGCCGCTGGGAGATGACTGAGACGCGCGTTGCATGATTCTCtcccaattttttcccccacctGTCAGGAGCACACAACATCCACCCAGCAGCTCACCACTGTCGCATGGATAGAATCAGGAACGCGATGTATGAGGGAGTAAAGCCACAAGCTCATTCCACCGCTTTGTGTTCCCGTATCACTCAGTATATTCTGGTTTTATTTGTGGACATGCAAAATTTCTAGTGATGTATCAGCATGCAACGCTCTCTCAAATCCTCAGTGATTGTCTCTGCATGCTTGTTATAAGCATTGTGAATTGCCCAGATTGACAGCACTGACCGTGTAACTGGCAGAAGGCTATTGTTGGGGATCTTCCCCCTGgtactagcccacaaattaccagctttattaaattcaatttcatagCTTGTCATGGTAGTtatgacctctgggttactagtccagtaccataacactACCATTTCCAATATATTTGGATATTCACTATTTGGTACATATTATACTATGTAACATTATGACTCAGAAGATGATCATTGTTTTGCCTCTGAAGCATAATAATAAATTTCAACAGCAGCAATGTCTTTCCTTCCTCATCCAGTTTTATGTTTGACATTTGTTACACAGAGGAAAGAACTGCTCTGGTCACTATGTGTAGCAACATCATAAATGCATTCACAAATGTGTTTACAGTAGGTACCTTTTAATATAAATCAGGGTCAATGTGATTTCCTGAACTAATTTCGATCACCTAAAAGGGGTTGAAGAAGAATTTTCAAGATttattttccctaattggcctggatttttaaatctggtttttcacctctcccaggagattacatggctccgggTGGGTATGGAGTGGTTGTATCGTGATGCATGAAACATCACAACTATATAGAacgtgggtcttttcctgtccatcattttcatatgttcgtaccATCACCAGAACAATTCTTTCCCCAGAGTCTTTTTCTTACCTGATAGTTTAGACTTCTTCATTTCTGGTGCAGTAAAACACAATGATAAATTCTCCCATGTGTCCACAGAACTCAGTGATAGCTCTCTCAGCTTTGGCAATCGAAACAAAATATACTGAAGTGATGCTAAAGAAGGCCTTTTCTGTCTGACGTGAAGCGTCAATGCTTGCAATTTTTTTAATTCTGAAAGATGGCACAGAGAACTGTTATGGCCAAATACCAAAGTGCATAAAACCAAATGAGTCAGTTGTTTGAAGTTAGCCACTTCTCTTAGCAGCTCTTGGTCTAGCATTTGTAAACTATTTCTCAGCTGTAGTTTCTGTAAGTTTGCAAGTGGTCTCAAAGCACATAGACTTTCTAGGTTCATTTTTACATCAATAGTGACAGCTGTCAGATCAGGAAGTAAATTCACCATCTTCTGCCATTGCTTCCGTGTTGCTTCCTTAATCACCACAGATCTTATCCTCCTCTTTCTAAGTGTTCTCCAAAAATCGGAGTTACAGCTTTGTAAACATTTCAGGACAATTGTACTGTTCAGCCATAAGGTAGGATGGTCAATTAACTGTTGTGAGTATTTGCAGGTTGCACGAACATTGGCCTTTTCCTCAGATGTTAGATATCTAAATACTTCCAGCAATATATCCTGAGGGAGGTTTAACCAATTGTGACCTACTTTTGCCATATTGGTTGTAAAATCCTAACCTCCCTGAATGCATCCAATTCTTTGTTTCTGTACCAGCATTTAAATACTAGCACCTACAGGGAAACAGGAAAATACTTCAATGCATTACTAAGAGTTAGTTTTCTTTGTACATTTATATTTAGATTCAGACACATTTTCTTTCACAGTAAATTCCATTAAACAAAATATATTTGCTGTTCTCAAATATATTTTGTTTGTACAAATATACCACTTAATTTTGTCTTGGAGCAGCTTGAAGGTGTACAAGAGTGGCAACAGTTGAGTACTTGTTCAATATTCCCCTCCTTCCTAGTGAAGAGGCACTTGCTTCTTTCTCAGTATCACCCCACTGAAATAAGAGAGATCAACAAATCAGCAGAATTGGAAATCAAATCCACATCACTTCATTACATCTTGGACCATCATCATaatctatttttctctttttttacccCCATTTCCTTCAATTTTTAACCAGCTAACTGCACCATCTAATCCAAGATTGTGAGtcagaggttatgagttcaaaccccactccaagaATTAAACACATAatttggctgacacttcagtgcatacCAAGAGATTGCTGCACTGTTTTAGATGAGGTCTTAAACAAAGTCTGCCtattcaggtagatgtaaaagatcccatagcactatttaaagaataGTAGGCGAGTTCTCCCGGTCTctggccaacaattatctctcaaccaacaccactcaaacagatgatctggttatttatctcattgctgtttatgggaccttgatgtgcacaaattggctactacATTTGCAATCATTACAACaaaagtgaagcactttgggacgtcttgaggttgtgaaagatgctatataaatgcaagttacttttTTGTGTTAAGACCTGTGGATACAAAACCACATCTCATTATTCAATGGCACCATATTACACACTTGTAATTTTAATTCTAACTACAGTGTCCACAAATTTCCACATTAAGACACAAAATTCAACTTCCAGTGCCACTTTGtatgtgtatttttttaaattataaatccTGTGATTTCAGGCACCATTTGCAACAATTTTGCAAATTACAAACTTTAAAAAGTACCTCATGAAGTTACAGTAAAGATGCTTATTTAAAAAGACAAAACTCTAATCTaattttaatttatcacaaaagtTGGTTTTTATGTTAAAAATTTAGCAAGATATTCTTAAGTTACAATGGGCACTTTCAGAGGTACATTTTCACTTTAAATAAGATACCAACTTCCATCCCATCATACCACACAatctatttagaatcatagaatcttacagcataggaggccattccacccattgtgcctgtgccagctctttgaaagagctatccaattagtcccactcccctactgtgGGACCATAgcccttcattttttttcttttacagctgtatgtccaattcccttttgaatgttactattgaatctgcttcctcctgcCTTTCAAGCAGTACATTTCagttcataacaactcactgagtaaaaaaaattctcatctcccctctggttcttttactaaTTATCTTAAATTAATGGCATCTGGTTgctgaccctcctaccagtgaaaacagattctccttgtttactctatcaaaacccctcataattttgactacctctattaaatctccacttatccttctctgctctaaggagaacaattgctGCTTTGCTAGTTTCGCCACAGAACTGATGtacttcatccctggtatcattctggtaaatctcttccacaccctctctaaggccttgacattcttcttaaagtgtggtgcccagaattggacataatactccaactgaggcctaaccagtgatttataaaggtttagcataacttccttgcttttgtactctatgcctctatttataaagctatacatcccgtatgctttttctaAAAGATCAAAACCAGCATAAGCTTTTTATAACACAAAAatagtttgtttaaaaaaaaccacgCACCACCAGGTGTTTAAGTCGGTTTTCTACTGTATAAGCTGTTATACCAGTACGGAAACCCTCTTACGATTTTAGCTGCTCTCCATCAAGCTCACCCACGTGACTACACATTATCTGTCCCCAGCGTGACGTGACGTTCAATCCGTCGGGAGATCGCGTCATCGAAACCAGCGCCAATCAGAAACTCAGACCTTGGGTTCGAAAATTGGTA
The nucleotide sequence above comes from Heptranchias perlo isolate sHepPer1 chromosome 10, sHepPer1.hap1, whole genome shotgun sequence. Encoded proteins:
- the im:7136021 gene encoding uncharacterized protein im:7136021 isoform X1 → MAKVGHNWLNLPQDILLEVFRYLTSEEKANVRATCKYSQQLIDHPTLWLNSTIVLKCLQSCNSDFWRTLRKRRIRSVVIKEATRKQWQKMVNLLPDLTAVTIDVKMNLESLCALRPLANLQKLQLRNSLQMLDQELLREVANFKQLTHLVLCTLVFGHNSSLCHLSELKKLQALTLHVRQKRPSLASLQYILFRLPKLRELSLSSVDTWENLSLCFTAPEMKKSKLSECDILEPLCISHLQLEKLSLLNSINGPLSDEALKQLSNVCSLSVSLSRPRVSMKSNFLHSMLENLPSITELELSWTGPLAEYVKILPSDLTSLDLINTRLSDVDVQLLSDSSGKTLKHLGLVLCSGITEIILKRLPKQFPFLQTLDLSGCRLLKPDLLFGLVKLAFLKEIVISDNPHLTDVIMKQFRTLTDNRVHVAQKNKRNCNRCDCIFYSQSLS
- the im:7136021 gene encoding F-box and leucine-rich repeat protein 13 isoform X2; translation: MAKVGHNWLNLPQDILLEVFRYLTSEEKANVRATCKYSQQLIDHPTLWLNSTIVLKCLQSCNSDFWRTLRKRRIRSVVIKEATRKQWQKMVNLLPDLTAVTIDVKMNLESLCALRPLANLQKLQLRNSLQMLDQELLREVANFKQLTHLVLCTLVFGHNSSLCHLSELKKLQALTLHVRQKRPSLASLQYILFRLPKLRELSLSSVDTWENLSLCFTAPEMKKSKLSECDILEPLCISHLQLEKLSLLNSINGPLSDEALKQLSNVCSLSVSLSRPRVSMKSNFLHSMLENLPSITELELSYLTSLDLINTRLSDVDVQLLSDSSGKTLKHLGLVLCSGITEIILKRLPKQFPFLQTLDLSGCRLLKPDLLFGLVKLAFLKEIVISDNPHLTDVIMKQFRTLTDNRVHVAQKNKRNCNRCDCIFYSQSLS